GTTGACCGGGCTGGAGAAAACTTACGAACGTATACTAATGGGCCAGCGCGGAGTGCAGAATATTGTAAAGGATAATCTGAACCGGCCGCAGGGATCCTTTGAAAACGGGGCATTTGATACCGCTGCTATTGCGGGGAAGAATCTTCGTTTATCGCTGGACATAGAATTGCAGCAACTGGGCGAAGAGCTGATGCGTAACAAGACCGGCAGCATCGTAGCCATTGATCCGCAGACCGGCGGTATACTGAGCATGGTAAGCGGGCCGGTGTTTGATCCCAACCTGTTAACGGGGAGTGGCCGTGCGCGCAATGCGGGGAAGCTATTTAATGATCCGACGGAACCCTTTCTGAACCGGGGAATACAGGCTACCTATCAGCCTGGCTCCGCGATGAAGCCGCTGACGGCCATCGTGGCGTTGGACGAAGGCCTGATCACACCGGCGTTCGGATATCCCTGCCGGGGAGGCTATAATGCCTGCGGACATTTCGTTAAGTGCCTGCACAGCGAAGCGGGTCACGCTGCCAATTTGCGTACCGCCATGGCGCATTCCTGCAATGCCTACTTTATTCATCTTTACCGCCTGGAAGTAGATGCCGGTAAATGGGGCGGAGTAAAAAAGGGACATACCAAATGGAGAGAATATATGCAGCGGTTTGGTCTGGGGCATAAACTCGGCATAGATGTACCCGGAGAGAACCCCGGTATAGTAGCTGATACAGCGGTGCTGAATCGTTTGTACCGCGGCAACTGGAGCTCCTGCTCGGAGTTGTATGTGGGAATGGGGCAGGGCCAGGTAGCTGTTACACCACTGCAGATGGCCAATGCCATGTGCATGATTGCCAATAAGGGGTATTATTATCTGCCCCATTTTGTGACAGCTATTGATAACGACAGCTCTGATATCCTTAATAAATACAAAGTGAAGCATACCGTTGCCAATGTATCCGATACCGCCTATCACGCTGTTATTTACGGCATGGAGGATGTGATTGAGCACGGAACCGGGAAAGGAGCTATGATGGAAGGAATAGCTGTTTGCGGCAAAACCGGTACGGCACAGAACCGTGCTAGAGTAAACGGAAAGGTAGTGGACCTGGAGGATCACTCGGTGTTTGTAGCTTTCGCGCCCCGCGATAACCCACGTATAGCCATTGCCGTGATTGTGGAGAATGCGGGTACCGGCGCCCGGTTTGCGGTGCCTATTGCTAACCTGATGATGGAAAAGTACCTGCACGATTCATTGCCGGCGTCTAAAAAGGCGCTGATGCAACGGATGCTGGAATCGAATACTATTCTGGCAGCGAAGCGGGAGGGATCCAGGATTGATTCATTGAATAATACTACGGGGGCATTGACGAACGAGGAAGTACTGAAACGGTATTTTCATTAGTTGTGTTGCGTAAATAACCTTTTATGTAGATAGGATAAAGCGAGGGGGCTATTGCCAAATGGTTTCCCGCCTCCAGTCTTCAGTAAATCCCATATATTCATAATCAAGGTGAGGATTATTATCAATAAGACTTAAAAGGTTGGATTTAAATTTTGAATCAGGCTGAATCTTACTGATTAAATGTAGCATGCAACAAATCGTGGCGTATAAACTATTTACGTCAATTCCCTCCATGTCACGGATAAACCGGTGTTTCTTTCTTGATGGAAAGGTGATTGTTTTAGCCATTGATCTATATACAATTCTGCTATGATGTGCGCACCTGTTCCTCAATTGGCTGATACAGTGTAACCAATTATTGAGAATAGTATCAGGCAAGTTAAAATCACTACATATTTTTAGCTTAATGTCTCTTTCTCCTAAATGTTCAAACATCCTGGAAATTCTTCCGAAAGAGATAATTTCCATTATCATCCAACAGGGAGGTAATGGCGGTGTGTCGTAGAAATGCCTGTAATGCTTAATTGGAGCTTCGTCGGAATCTTTAACTTCCGCTTCGATGTAGGTTAGAAAATTATCAAAATCAAAGGTAGGCAGAAAGTTATTTCTATCAATATACCAGTGAGCCCCAAGTTTATGAGCCATGGAATTGGACACTAATGTCTTAATTGAAACTTCAATGGTTTCAATAGCGTCAAATAAAATGAACTTCAAATTTCTGTCAAACAGAAAAAGGCCAATCACCTGATCGAAGTTAACATTCGATACAAATTTTCGGGTTTGAGCATCTTTGAATTTGTTGGTATAATGTTTTAGCCTGAAATAGCTGACATGTGACAACCAATGTGCTGAATTACTTTCAGCGATAATATTCAATCCTTTCTCCCTGAGAAGTTGGAGTTGCTCTTCAATGGTAAGTGTTGGAGTATTAAAACAGTTCATATTTTACCAAAAAAAAAGCCTGCCATCATCTGCGGCAAGCTTCAATAAGATAAAAAAAATAGCCTGCCAGATTTGCCCATGCATGCAGAGGGGTGGCAGACTGTGTTACCACAAATTTAGATAAAAATCCTTCAAGGAACAAGAAAAATATCCGCGCAGATTAAAAATATTTTAGCATACATCTTTCACTTAAAAACGCAGCAGTTAAAGATGGTTTCGCATCAAATGAAACGCTCTTTCAAAAAATAATTTTTTAAATAAGCAATTGCTCACTTATCTTTGTGGCGAAATGAGATATAGGGATGAAAATAAAATACAGGCCATTCGTGATTCAGCCATTGAAATGATAGCGAAGGATGGACTGGAGAATTTCGGGATCAACCGGCTGGCAAAATCAGCGGGTGTATCGCCGGCTACTATTTACATCTACTATAAGGATAAGGAAGATCTGCTCACCAGCATTAGTGTGGAGGAAGCGCAGAAGATGGTAAGAGCAACGATGAAAGGATGTCACTCCGGAATGCCTTTCAGGGAATGGTTATGGGTGCAGTGGAAGAACCGGGCAGCATTTGGGATGGATAATCATAGCGTGGCCGGCTTTTTTGAGCAGCTGCGTAATTCATCTTACAGAGACAAAATGCTGGAAACAATCAGTGAGGAATTTAAACATGCCATGGGGGCGTACCTGGAGAACGCAGTAAAAAGCGGAGAAGTTAATTGGGTGCCGGTAGAAGTATTTTGGGCAGTAGCATTTGCACCGCTGTATACCCTGGTCAAGTTTCACAATGAAGGGAGGAATATTGATGGCAGCCCTTTCAAGCTGACCGAATCAATCATGAAAGCTGCTTTTGAGTGTATCATCAAGGGAATGTTGAAGTAGAATTTTTTTTGATATATTTATAAATGAGCGCTTGCTTATAAAATGTGACAACATATTCTCATTTTCAAAACGAACATTGCTACCACTACCGATCGCTCGAAAATAGCGCCGGTATTGGACCGGCAGCAGCATGTAGTTAGCTGGACGGTAGATATGGAAGATGTGGATTGCGTGCTCCGGGTAGTAGCCAACGAACCGGTACTGGAAGAAATCACCGCATTGATCAGTGCTAACGGCTACGCCTGCACTGAGCTCGACGACTAAGTTTTAAATACACCCAATATGAAATCAACACCTGCATTTTCTTCTTATCAGAAAATCATTATTGCATTGTTGGCAGTTACCCAGTTTACGGTAGTATTGGATTTTATGGTGATGTCGCCATTGGGCGATATGCTAATGAAATCAATGAACATAAAACCCGGACAATTTGGAATCGTTGTATCTGCCTATGCCTTCAGCGCCGGGGTTTCCGGGCTGCTGACAGCCGGTTTTGCCGATCGTTTTGATCGTAAAAAATTGCTGCTGTTTTTTTATGCCGGCTTTATAACAGGCACCTACTGTTGTGGATTGGCTAACTCTTACTACGCCATGGTAGCGGCTCGTGTGGTTACGGGCCTGTTTGGCGGAGTAATCGGATCGATCTCCCTGGCGATCGTTGCCGACCTTTTTGACATCTCACAACGGGGCCGTGTAATGGGCTTTGTACAGATGGGCTTTGGCGCGAGCCAGGTGTTGGGGATACCTGTTGGTTTATATCTTGCTAACTTCTGGGGATGGGAAGCACCTTTCTTCCTCATTGCAGGTGCGGGTACTATTACGATGCTGCTGATAGCATTGAAAATGCAGCCAATCGTAGCGCATCTCGCTTTGCAGCGCGATCGTAACGCCTTTGCGCATCTCTGGCATACCCTGAAGAACTCCGAATATCGCATCGGCTTCATTACAACAGGCCTGATGTCCGTGGGCGGTTTTATGATGATGCCCTTCGGTACCGCCTTCGCTGTAAATAATCTGCTCGTACCACAGGATAAATTATTCCTGCTGTTTATGGTAAGCGGTCTGGCTTCATTGACGATGATGCCGTTGATTGGTAAGCTGAGCGACAGAATAGATAAATTCCGCCTGTTCGTCATTGCCACCTGTGCCATGATGTGTGTGATCCCCGTATATACGCACCTGACACCGCAGCCGCTCTGGATCGTGATGGTGTTTAACGTATTGATGATGACGGCACTGGTGGGCCGCATGGTACCTCTGACTGCCCTCACAACTGGTATCCCCGACATGGGCGACAGAGGCGCTTTTATGAGCGTGAATTCATCCCTGCAACAGATATCCGGTGGGGTGGCTGCCGTGATCGGTGGAATGATTATTACCCAGCAGAATAAATTCAGCCCACTGGAACACTATGATACCCTGGGTTGGGTAGTGGTAGCGATATCCGCACCGTGCTTATACCTAGTATACCTGGTGAGTATGTTGGTGAAGAATAAGATGGCCAGGGGAGGAGCGGCTGTTGCCAAGACAACTGCCGCTGCACTTGAACATTAAGAATAAAGCATATGGAATGAAGAATGATGAGCGAAGATTAAAGCAGATGACAATACACTTATCCGCTTTAATCTTCGCTCATCATTCTTCATTCCATATTTTCTATTCTTAATTATTTTTTTTCTATTTTGGCGCCCTCAAAAGATAACCTGATATTCTATATGCGTCAACTTATCCTGCCTGTACTGTTAGGAGTTTCCGCTTGTGTGATGGCCCAGGATTCCACGATGTTTGTACGTAAACTGAAAGGAATAAATGTTACTTCAAAAAAGAGAACAATTGAAATTAA
The genomic region above belongs to Chitinophaga sp. 180180018-3 and contains:
- the mrdA gene encoding penicillin-binding protein 2; this encodes MSVFNHPRKRVVVFIITGLVLMLITRLLYLQLIETRYARLADANAVSRKIVYPGRGIIFDRKNRSILGNDVLYDLVVTPAAVKKIDTAYLCNILSISRDEFRNRISDAVRKNGRVRPSVFAAALAPTAYSRLQESMYLFQAGFELVPRQVRSYPYKAAANILGYIGEISPGMLRMKEYHEYQSGDYTGLTGLEKTYERILMGQRGVQNIVKDNLNRPQGSFENGAFDTAAIAGKNLRLSLDIELQQLGEELMRNKTGSIVAIDPQTGGILSMVSGPVFDPNLLTGSGRARNAGKLFNDPTEPFLNRGIQATYQPGSAMKPLTAIVALDEGLITPAFGYPCRGGYNACGHFVKCLHSEAGHAANLRTAMAHSCNAYFIHLYRLEVDAGKWGGVKKGHTKWREYMQRFGLGHKLGIDVPGENPGIVADTAVLNRLYRGNWSSCSELYVGMGQGQVAVTPLQMANAMCMIANKGYYYLPHFVTAIDNDSSDILNKYKVKHTVANVSDTAYHAVIYGMEDVIEHGTGKGAMMEGIAVCGKTGTAQNRARVNGKVVDLEDHSVFVAFAPRDNPRIAIAVIVENAGTGARFAVPIANLMMEKYLHDSLPASKKALMQRMLESNTILAAKREGSRIDSLNNTTGALTNEEVLKRYFH
- a CDS encoding Abi family protein, which gives rise to MNCFNTPTLTIEEQLQLLREKGLNIIAESNSAHWLSHVSYFRLKHYTNKFKDAQTRKFVSNVNFDQVIGLFLFDRNLKFILFDAIETIEVSIKTLVSNSMAHKLGAHWYIDRNNFLPTFDFDNFLTYIEAEVKDSDEAPIKHYRHFYDTPPLPPCWMIMEIISFGRISRMFEHLGERDIKLKICSDFNLPDTILNNWLHCISQLRNRCAHHSRIVYRSMAKTITFPSRKKHRFIRDMEGIDVNSLYATICCMLHLISKIQPDSKFKSNLLSLIDNNPHLDYEYMGFTEDWRRETIWQ
- a CDS encoding TetR/AcrR family transcriptional regulator, yielding MRYRDENKIQAIRDSAIEMIAKDGLENFGINRLAKSAGVSPATIYIYYKDKEDLLTSISVEEAQKMVRATMKGCHSGMPFREWLWVQWKNRAAFGMDNHSVAGFFEQLRNSSYRDKMLETISEEFKHAMGAYLENAVKSGEVNWVPVEVFWAVAFAPLYTLVKFHNEGRNIDGSPFKLTESIMKAAFECIIKGMLK
- a CDS encoding MFS transporter — translated: MKSTPAFSSYQKIIIALLAVTQFTVVLDFMVMSPLGDMLMKSMNIKPGQFGIVVSAYAFSAGVSGLLTAGFADRFDRKKLLLFFYAGFITGTYCCGLANSYYAMVAARVVTGLFGGVIGSISLAIVADLFDISQRGRVMGFVQMGFGASQVLGIPVGLYLANFWGWEAPFFLIAGAGTITMLLIALKMQPIVAHLALQRDRNAFAHLWHTLKNSEYRIGFITTGLMSVGGFMMMPFGTAFAVNNLLVPQDKLFLLFMVSGLASLTMMPLIGKLSDRIDKFRLFVIATCAMMCVIPVYTHLTPQPLWIVMVFNVLMMTALVGRMVPLTALTTGIPDMGDRGAFMSVNSSLQQISGGVAAVIGGMIITQQNKFSPLEHYDTLGWVVVAISAPCLYLVYLVSMLVKNKMARGGAAVAKTTAAALEH